The genomic region TCGAATTTTGCAAAATCATAGGTATGGCTCATTAGATTCCGGTCACCGATCATTTTTAACCATGTATCTGCATCCTTGATATACCTGGAGGCATAGGCCTGTCTTACTACTGTCTTTGGCGATATTTTATCCAGGTTAACACCATCATATTCCATTTTATCTTTTAAAACATTCCATGCCAGTTCGAAGGTATATTCAAAACGTTGAATAATGCCTTCCTTTTCCAACTGACTCATATTATCCAGATCGCCTTCCATTGCTTCTCGCAACAATAAAAAGGCACGCTTGAAATTATTAAATCGTTGTTGCCAACGAATATCTTGATCATTCATCATGGTATCCTTGATAATAGTCCCTTGTTATATGTAATTACACTACTGCCCCGTTAAGGATTTATTTAATTACTGTAATAATATGATATTAATAGAAAAAATATGCCTGGTAAGCTCGAGACAGGGATGTATTCACGGCGTGTCTATGATCAATATAGGTGATTCATGCCTCACTCCTGAAAACAGCTCCAAACAAAACCTATATCTCAAACTGCTATATCAACCGCCACCACACCATCATCCCGCAACTGCCAGGCACGCATCTCCAGCACACCTTCGATATCGAGTGAGATAATCAAATAACAGGTATCGGGATAGGCTGACTGCTGGATATCGGCTAATGAGGGTTCGGCAGAGGCATGGGGGTGGGAATGATAGATGGCAAACAGCTCATCACCCTGCTCTCGCATCTGGCGCATGGCATCAATCTGTTGCTGGGGTGCCATCTCAAAAATACGCCCCGGATCGGTGGCACTATT from Gammaproteobacteria bacterium harbors:
- a CDS encoding nucleotidyltransferase, translated to MNDQDIRWQQRFNNFKRAFLLLREAMEGDLDNMSQLEKEGIIQRFEYTFELAWNVLKDKMEYDGVNLDKISPKTVVRQAYASRYIKDADTWLKMIGDRNLMSHTYDFAKFEMVIESIAASYLPMLDEWYMELLSEINA
- a CDS encoding M67 family metallopeptidase, yielding MSVIKLSRVLVNQLLTHAQSSPEQEICGLVSARDGVANHSYPIKNSATDPGRIFEMAPQQQIDAMRQMREQGDELFAIYHSHPHASAEPSLADIQQSAYPDTCYLIISLDIEGVLEMRAWQLRDDGVVAVDIAV